From the Shewanella amazonensis SB2B genome, one window contains:
- a CDS encoding co-chaperone GroES, whose amino-acid sequence MNIRPLHDRVIVKRLEVESTSAGGIVLTGSAAEKSTRGEVLAVGNGRILENGTVRPLDVKVGDVVIFNEGYGVKKEKIDGQEVLILSEMDLMAVVD is encoded by the coding sequence ATGAATATTCGTCCATTACATGACCGCGTAATCGTTAAGCGTCTGGAAGTGGAATCCACTTCAGCTGGTGGCATCGTGCTGACCGGCAGCGCGGCTGAAAAGTCTACCCGTGGCGAAGTGCTGGCGGTAGGCAATGGCCGGATCCTTGAAAACGGCACCGTGCGTCCTCTGGACGTGAAAGTGGGTGACGTGGTGATCTTCAACGAAGGTTACGGCGTGAAGAAAGAAAAAATCGACGGTCAGGAAGTACTGATCCTGTCGGAAATGGATCTGATGGCTGTAGTGGACTAA
- a CDS encoding MATE family efflux transporter — translation MKDRHGLLTAPIAGVLLKMTLPNMLGILTILGFSLVDTFFVSQLGTEALAAISFTFPVTLVLSSIAVGIGAGVSTNLGRLIGSGHAPDAKVFLHDALLLTFAIVGTLASLGLMFIDPLFSLLGANEQSLPLIHEYMLVWYLGSPLLVLLMVGNQGLRSTGDTKSPAKIMALAAIINLILDPLLIFGLGPFPRLEIQGAAIASVISWVLAMSLSSYLLIVKRHMLALTEIAWPRLKDNWRKLAHIAQPAALMNLMNPIANAVIMAMLARIDHGAVAAFGAGTRLESVLLIVVMALSSSLMPFVAQNLGAGQHQRARDALMMSLRFVLLFQFLLYLPLLLLAGPIAGLFSDEPKVVEWLTFYIIALPAAYGPLGVVIITATALNAFHRPLASLIINVCRLFLLMLPLCALGSFLYGVKGLMVALPVTNALMGIACYYLASRVTEPDTVPGAGEKARG, via the coding sequence ATGAAAGACAGACACGGCCTTTTAACAGCACCCATAGCAGGCGTGCTTTTAAAAATGACCCTGCCCAACATGCTGGGGATTTTAACCATTCTGGGGTTCAGTCTGGTCGATACCTTTTTTGTGAGCCAGCTGGGCACAGAGGCCCTGGCCGCCATCAGCTTTACCTTTCCTGTTACCCTGGTGTTGTCCAGCATTGCCGTGGGCATAGGCGCCGGGGTGTCCACCAATCTGGGCCGTTTGATTGGCTCGGGCCATGCCCCCGATGCCAAAGTATTTTTGCACGACGCCCTGCTGCTGACCTTTGCCATAGTAGGCACACTGGCCTCGCTGGGGCTGATGTTTATCGACCCCCTCTTCAGCCTGCTGGGTGCCAACGAACAAAGCCTGCCGCTTATCCATGAATACATGCTGGTATGGTACCTGGGCAGCCCGCTGTTGGTGCTGCTCATGGTGGGCAATCAGGGGCTGCGCTCCACCGGCGACACCAAGTCACCGGCCAAAATCATGGCGCTGGCGGCCATCATCAACCTCATTCTCGACCCCTTGCTGATTTTTGGTTTGGGCCCTTTCCCCCGGCTGGAAATTCAGGGCGCGGCCATCGCCTCTGTGATTTCATGGGTGCTGGCGATGTCGCTTTCAAGCTACCTGCTGATTGTGAAACGGCATATGCTGGCGCTCACCGAAATCGCCTGGCCCAGACTTAAGGACAACTGGCGCAAACTGGCCCATATCGCCCAGCCTGCGGCGCTAATGAACCTGATGAACCCCATCGCCAATGCCGTGATCATGGCCATGCTGGCCCGCATCGACCATGGCGCCGTGGCCGCCTTTGGCGCAGGCACAAGGCTTGAGTCTGTGCTCTTGATTGTGGTGATGGCGCTGTCGTCCAGCCTGATGCCCTTTGTGGCGCAAAACCTCGGCGCCGGGCAGCACCAAAGGGCGCGGGACGCTTTGATGATGTCGCTGCGCTTTGTGCTCCTGTTTCAGTTTTTGCTGTATCTGCCCTTGCTGCTGCTGGCGGGCCCTATTGCGGGCCTCTTCAGCGATGAGCCCAAGGTGGTGGAATGGCTGACCTTTTACATTATCGCCCTGCCCGCCGCCTACGGGCCGCTGGGGGTGGTGATCATCACCGCCACCGCCCTCAATGCCTTCCACCGGCCACTGGCGTCGCTGATTATCAACGTGTGCCGCCTGTTTTTACTGATGTTGCCCCTGTGCGCCCTGGGCTCCTTCCTTTACGGCGTAAAAGGCCTGATGGTGGCGCTGCCGGTCACCAACGCCCTGATGGGCATTGCCTGTTATTACCTCGCCAGCCGGGTGACCGAGCCTGATACTGTACCGGGCGCGGGCGAGAAGGCGAGGGGCTAG